From the Deltaproteobacteria bacterium HGW-Deltaproteobacteria-4 genome, one window contains:
- a CDS encoding sensor histidine kinase, translating into MTHTRFLRIAIVVVMVAVITVLHYVTNIHDARMHDIYRRLYYLPIVLAGLWFGLRGGLITALTTSVLFIPHVIFQWKHHPAVEPEQYLEIILFNVIGGLTGFLAGKEQEQKERYQLAAQQLEASFFELKRQSEQILDFEEQLRRADRLAALGELSAGMAHEIRNPLASIRGTAEILRDGIKADDPRSEFATILIREVDRLNRVVADFLDFAKPASAEQTRIDLVAALDEVVALTRLAAAKKQIVITLAGLPTLELIADRNQLKQAFLNLILNALEAMPEGGSLTITTQTGEDEASTSFADSGSGIPPEHLARIFSPFFTTRRDGTGLGLAITHRIVVGHGGRIEVESAIGVGTTFTVILPLGW; encoded by the coding sequence ATGACCCACACCCGTTTTCTGCGCATTGCCATTGTCGTGGTGATGGTGGCCGTGATTACCGTCCTCCATTATGTGACGAATATTCACGATGCCCGCATGCACGACATCTATCGGCGGCTTTACTATCTGCCGATCGTCCTCGCCGGCCTCTGGTTCGGGCTGCGCGGCGGACTGATTACTGCCCTCACCACCTCGGTCCTCTTTATTCCGCACGTTATTTTTCAGTGGAAGCACCACCCGGCGGTGGAACCGGAGCAGTATCTGGAGATCATCCTCTTTAACGTCATCGGCGGCCTCACCGGTTTTCTCGCCGGGAAGGAGCAGGAGCAGAAGGAGCGTTATCAACTCGCCGCCCAGCAGCTCGAAGCGAGTTTCTTCGAGCTTAAGCGTCAGTCCGAGCAGATCCTTGACTTCGAAGAGCAGTTGCGGCGAGCCGATCGTCTCGCCGCCCTCGGTGAACTTTCCGCGGGGATGGCGCATGAAATCCGCAACCCCCTCGCCTCGATCCGCGGCACCGCCGAAATTCTGCGTGACGGGATCAAGGCCGACGACCCGCGCAGCGAGTTCGCGACGATCCTCATCCGCGAAGTTGATCGTCTCAACCGGGTCGTTGCTGATTTTCTCGACTTTGCCAAACCGGCGAGCGCTGAGCAGACACGGATCGATCTGGTCGCGGCCCTGGATGAAGTGGTTGCCCTGACCCGTCTCGCCGCCGCCAAGAAGCAGATCGTGATCACTCTCGCTGGTCTCCCAACCCTCGAACTGATCGCTGACCGTAATCAGCTTAAACAAGCTTTTCTCAATCTGATTCTCAATGCTCTTGAGGCGATGCCGGAAGGGGGGAGCTTGACGATAACGACGCAGACCGGGGAGGACGAGGCAAGTACCTCCTTTGCCGACAGCGGCAGCGGTATTCCGCCCGAGCATCTGGCGCGTATCTTCAGCCCCTTCTTTACCACCCGCCGCGATGGCACCGGCCTCGGCCTGGCGATCACTCACCGTATCGTCGTCGGCCACGGCGGCCGCATTGAAGTGGAGAGTGCCATTGGTGTCGGGACGACCTTTACGGTAATCTTGCCGCTGGGGTGGTGA
- a CDS encoding DNA-binding response regulator produces MSKNKILLIDDDDSLRRVTEFTLQEAGHSVLCAASGEEGLQLFAAEEPTIVITDIQMPRLSGYDVLRQIKTQKPETIVIVITAFATVEKAVEAMKLGAFDYLTKPFSRDQLRLCVERALTVAGLKAENQRLRDTLQDRCDFSRLVGNSAPMREVFEIVRRVAGSEATVLISGESGTGKELIARALHHGSERHEGPFVAVNCAALPGDLLESELFGHKRGAFTGAIKDRKGKFELADGGTLFLDEIGELPIDLQPKLLRALQEREIEPLGGSSRKVDVRLVAATNRDLEGAMQQGRFREDLYYRLAVILLDLPSLRERRDDIPLLIRHFLLRHGGEQLHLDADALRRLCDYDWPGNVRELENAVERMVLLRRNETISVADLPAKIVGTAGNGNGRGERVLNLPDDGYSLESIEKEAVLEALTRCHNNQTKAAAFLRIPRHTLLYRMEKFGLHREKP; encoded by the coding sequence ATGAGCAAAAACAAGATATTGCTGATCGACGATGACGATTCCCTGCGCCGGGTGACGGAGTTCACCCTCCAGGAAGCGGGACACAGCGTCCTTTGTGCCGCCAGTGGCGAGGAGGGTTTGCAGCTCTTTGCTGCAGAAGAACCGACCATTGTCATCACCGATATCCAGATGCCGAGGCTCTCCGGTTATGATGTGCTGCGCCAGATCAAGACGCAAAAACCGGAAACGATCGTGATCGTCATCACCGCTTTTGCCACCGTCGAAAAGGCGGTGGAGGCGATGAAGCTCGGCGCCTTCGATTATCTGACCAAGCCCTTCAGCCGCGACCAGCTGCGTCTTTGCGTCGAGCGGGCGCTCACCGTCGCCGGTCTCAAGGCCGAGAATCAGCGCCTGCGCGATACGTTGCAGGATCGCTGTGACTTCAGCCGACTGGTCGGCAATTCAGCGCCGATGCGTGAAGTCTTTGAGATCGTGCGCCGCGTTGCCGGCAGTGAAGCAACGGTGCTGATCAGTGGCGAAAGCGGTACTGGCAAGGAGCTGATCGCCCGCGCCCTGCATCACGGCAGCGAGCGCCACGAAGGTCCCTTTGTCGCTGTCAACTGCGCGGCGCTACCGGGCGATCTTCTCGAAAGTGAACTCTTCGGCCACAAACGCGGTGCCTTTACCGGCGCCATCAAGGATCGTAAAGGGAAGTTCGAGCTTGCCGACGGCGGCACCCTCTTTCTCGACGAGATCGGCGAACTCCCCATCGATCTGCAGCCGAAGCTGCTGCGCGCCTTACAAGAGCGCGAAATCGAACCGCTCGGCGGCAGCAGTCGTAAAGTTGATGTGCGTCTGGTGGCGGCGACCAATCGCGATCTGGAAGGGGCGATGCAGCAGGGACGCTTTCGAGAAGATCTTTACTACCGCTTGGCGGTGATCCTCCTCGATCTGCCCTCTCTGCGCGAACGTCGTGACGATATCCCTTTACTGATCCGCCACTTTTTGCTGCGCCACGGCGGTGAGCAGCTCCACCTGGATGCTGACGCCCTGCGTCGTCTCTGCGACTACGATTGGCCGGGAAATGTGCGTGAACTGGAGAATGCCGTCGAACGGATGGTGCTGCTCCGTCGCAACGAAACGATCAGCGTCGCCGACCTGCCGGCGAAGATCGTTGGCACGGCCGGAAACGGCAACGGTAGAGGGGAGCGGGTGCTTAATCTTCCGGATGACGGCTATTCCCTTGAATCGATCGAAAAGGAAGCGGTCCTTGAAGCCCTGACGCGCTGTCATAATAATCAGACCAAAGCGGCGGCTTTTTTGCGTATCCCCCGTCATACCCTCCTTTACCGCATGGAAAAGTTCGGGCTGCACAGAGAGAAACCGTGA
- a CDS encoding thioredoxin, with amino-acid sequence MYTLSRFLLFTLCLFLFAACNKEAPVPVGKPLAADFTLRDLDGKEHKLSDYRGKVVFLNFWATWCPPCREEMPSMERLNEVLGGKDFVMLAVNADEDVKDLEAFVKGTPHSFAVLSDADGTVQKLYQVFKFPETFVIDRQGRIAEHILGARNWSSTEALKFFNAQIAGGK; translated from the coding sequence ATGTATACCCTCTCCCGCTTTCTCCTCTTCACCCTCTGCCTCTTCCTTTTCGCGGCCTGCAATAAAGAAGCGCCTGTTCCTGTCGGCAAACCTCTTGCCGCCGATTTTACCCTGCGTGATCTTGACGGCAAGGAGCATAAACTCTCCGATTATCGCGGCAAGGTTGTCTTTCTCAACTTCTGGGCGACCTGGTGTCCCCCTTGTCGCGAGGAGATGCCGTCAATGGAGCGACTTAATGAAGTCCTGGGCGGCAAGGATTTTGTTATGCTCGCCGTCAATGCCGATGAAGATGTCAAAGATCTCGAAGCCTTTGTCAAGGGGACGCCTCACAGTTTCGCCGTCCTCAGCGATGCTGACGGCACGGTTCAGAAGCTTTACCAGGTCTTTAAATTCCCTGAGACCTTTGTAATTGACCGGCAGGGGCGCATTGCCGAACACATTCTCGGCGCCCGCAACTGGTCATCGACTGAAGCCCTTAAATTTTTTAACGCCCAGATCGCCGGGGGAAAATAG
- a CDS encoding acetylglutamate kinase: MERSAFVALTEEVIATIPCEFLAKIDNLTFIVEEWAPPELLAEYDDADPFDFLGEYLGCPLPERSQGDASGLPDLIALYQGAIEAYAAETDVPLEQVIRETLVHEIAHYFGFSEEQMDDIETLWKEGGGIASS; the protein is encoded by the coding sequence ATGGAGCGCAGCGCTTTTGTCGCCCTGACCGAGGAGGTTATCGCCACCATCCCGTGCGAGTTTTTGGCCAAAATCGATAATCTCACCTTTATCGTTGAAGAGTGGGCCCCTCCTGAACTTCTCGCCGAGTATGACGATGCCGATCCTTTCGATTTTCTCGGCGAATATCTGGGCTGCCCGCTCCCGGAACGGAGCCAGGGCGATGCCAGTGGCCTCCCCGACCTTATCGCTCTTTATCAGGGGGCGATCGAGGCGTATGCGGCAGAGACTGACGTGCCTCTGGAACAGGTGATTCGCGAGACGCTTGTTCATGAAATTGCACACTATTTTGGCTTCAGTGAGGAACAGATGGACGATATCGAGACGCTTTGGAAGGAAGGTGGCGGCATCGCCTCATCTTGA
- a CDS encoding cytochrome C biogenesis protein — protein sequence MGAAADISLWIAFTAGILSFFSPCVLPLIPSYLSYITGLSFNQLQEEHPDHQVRMTVLRHSLLFIAGFSLVFISLGALAGVASGALMSSLQEGLGWLQKIGGLLIFVFGMHLSGILQLGFLLGEKRVHLHDKPHGYLGTVFVGIVFAAGWTPCIGPVLGAILMIAATSGQAGQGIFLLSAYSVGLGIPFLLSGLLFHGFLGFFKRFRVYIRLFEILTGVLLMIVGIMLFFNLLTGVTGWLYRFVPVSG from the coding sequence GTGGGAGCGGCGGCGGATATCAGTCTGTGGATTGCCTTTACGGCGGGGATCCTTTCCTTCTTTTCGCCCTGCGTCCTGCCGCTCATCCCTTCCTATCTGAGTTACATAACCGGTCTCTCCTTTAACCAGTTGCAGGAAGAGCACCCCGATCACCAGGTGCGAATGACCGTTCTGCGTCATTCTCTCCTCTTTATCGCCGGCTTCTCCCTGGTCTTCATCAGCCTCGGTGCCTTGGCCGGGGTCGCGTCCGGAGCGCTGATGAGCTCGCTGCAGGAAGGGCTCGGCTGGCTGCAAAAGATCGGCGGACTCCTTATCTTCGTCTTTGGTATGCATCTCTCCGGCATCCTTCAGCTCGGTTTTCTTCTTGGGGAAAAAAGGGTTCACCTCCACGATAAGCCGCACGGCTACCTCGGCACCGTCTTTGTCGGCATCGTCTTTGCCGCCGGCTGGACCCCTTGCATCGGCCCGGTCCTCGGCGCCATTCTGATGATCGCCGCGACCTCCGGCCAGGCCGGCCAGGGGATCTTTCTCCTTTCCGCTTACTCTGTCGGGCTCGGCATCCCCTTCCTCCTCTCCGGCCTCCTCTTCCACGGCTTCCTTGGCTTCTTCAAGCGCTTCCGCGTCTATATTCGCCTCTTTGAGATCCTCACCGGTGTCCTCCTCATGATCGTCGGCATCATGCTCTTCTTTAATCTCCTGACCGGCGTCACCGGTTGGCTTTATCGCTTCGTGCCGGTGAGCGGCTAA